In Lycium ferocissimum isolate CSIRO_LF1 chromosome 3, AGI_CSIRO_Lferr_CH_V1, whole genome shotgun sequence, the genomic window GGATAACGTTAGTGAGGTTACAAGGAATTTATTGAGGAAGGAGAAGGAAGGTGGTGAGAGAGAGAGTAGTAATTTAAATGTTTTGCAAGGGCAAATTGGGAGTTTTGAAGGTTTGGGTAATGAATCCGGGTATGGAAGTGAACCAGGGTATCGAGGTGATGCGGAGTTTGGATATGGCGACGAgtttgatgaagaagaagatgatcagCGGCTCTCCTTCTGGGGCGACGAATTTGGAGGTAAATCCTGCAATCTGCATTTGTAGTTACATTGTCTTGAATTATGCAATTACCACTTAATGTTGGGGTCAAGTCCTCTATATAGATTCCGCACCATTCAGGGTCTAGTGCTAAGCAATTGTCTTTTGAAATGAGCATTTAAAGTTTTAAACGGTCTATCGGGAAAAAGtaaactaaaacaaaaaagagcGAAGTGCTCAATGTAGTTTACACTGGTCAATGTAAtttcaatacaacaacaacatcacacCCAGTGCAgccccacaagtggggtctggggagggtggggTGTACGTAGACCTTTCTCCTatctttgtggggtagagagtcAATGTTAAATCAATGCAAGTGATTTATTTGAAATGGCAATGTTCAGCTCAAATGAACGTTTCGTAACTTGGTCGGATCTCTGCATACAAATGTTGTGGTTCAAGAAGTTGTGGTTAACATCTTCTATCAGAAATGTTAGTTTCATCCTGTTCCAAGTGTTAAGACAGCTGTTGCCCCCACACCCCCGCAccaccaacccccccccccccccaaaaaaaaagaaaaaagaaagtaaactACTCCTTTTTAGGTCATTCAGCAGTGTGATGAACTCCTTTATGGCATATTCCAGGACCTGGTGTATTTTGAATCCATAACCATTCTTTTACATCATAGTACATgttttattttggaaaatttatatgTTGTGATTCCACTTATGGCAGAAGTTATTCCCTGTCTATAGAACATTATTACAGTTTAAGTTGGAACGGGAAGAAGTATTCCAGCAAAATTGTGTTACAACTATTGATGCTAATTCATAGATGCTTTCGGTGATGTCGGGGCAATTCATATATGCTTTCGGTGATGTTTGGGCTAACACATTCTTTATCAGTGATTCAGTATTTGAAAGAACATAGAGAGAGGGAGAGGGTGTGGAAGCCATTAAACATAAACTGAGGCGATGTTGGATATGAAAATGGTGGATTTCTAATGGTTGATAGTGACATGAATCATTATAGATGGAAATTCTGCAAGGCTTATTAAATCTACACGTAAATTAAACTTGTTTTAGGAGTTGATATTGAATTATGGCATGGAATTGGTTCAAGTCTCAATAAAATATACCAGTGGGAGCTTTAAAGTGGACATGGATATGTTTAAGACAAGTATGGTCGGACTGTGGAGATTTTGCTTGTACATATCTTTAGGCCCAATGTTGCTTTACTTGCAACTTCAGTTTCGCTATACCTAATCTAGATTTCCAATTTATATGCTGCTTGATTTACAGTCTGCTGATCCATTCTTGCTTTTTTTGATAAGTAGTAAAAGTGGCCTCTTTTCTGCATCCTGACATGCAAGAATAACACCATTATTTCCTTGGGAGGGAAATCCATCCTTAGTTTATTTAGTTTTTCATTGTCTTACAGTTAATGTTTTGGTTCCAAAGCATGTGTCTAAGGTTTAAATTGTCCTATGTGTTAATCAGCCACATGCCCTATTCTACTGTTCGTTGTGACTTGTATAGCAATACCAATGGATCATTAACCCATTTTGATTCTTTTGAGTGGGGAGGAAATGATAGATTACTCTGTCATTCCTTTGAGTTTCTCGACTTCTCAGAGATTAGATGGTGAGTATAATATGAAAAATCTAATTGGTTAGTGGTGGTCCGGGTGGTCCTTCCCTGAGCCTCGGGGCTTCATTCCGCCTTCGTGATtactaaattttatataatcaGCATCCTACTCCCTTTGCTTTAGTTTCTCCAGGAAAATAGGAACTAGAGATAATGTGCTGCGATCCGCTTTTCCCTTCAGGTGTTGTGACATCTAATAAACTTATTGGTTCTACGTATGATTTGTCTGTACTTCCTTGGCATAGATCTGGTATTCATGgtgaaagaaaatcaaaagaatgagtacccaagggtgtggcctagtggtcaatgaagttggaggagaaccatgaggtctcggGTTCAAATCCCAGCGGAGACAAAAACACTAGGCGATTTCTTCTGCCTAAGCATTGGTGGACGGAGTTACTTGGTACCTGttgttggtgggaggtagcagatATCTGGTGGAATTAGTCAAGGTGTGCGCAAGCTGGCCCTTACAAcacgattttcaaaaaaaaaaaaaagaaatcaaaaggaTGGTGCAAGCTTATTGTGGGTTGTTTGTAGCTTGTGAGTAAGGCAGAGCGTCACCGCTTTGTTGTAGCTTAAGGCTGCTATTACTAAATGTAGTATAACCATGTAAAACTTATATGGTGCATCTTTATTAGTGCTACGTGTTTCAGTTTTTCTGTAAGCAGCCGTTTTTGTTGGAATCTCAATGGAGGGGAAGACTACCTGGACTATAATTAGTTTAACCACCATTTTTCCCCATCTTAATTTGTCAGTCCGGCTTCCTGAAAGGATTCTTAGGCAGTTAGTTAGATCGAGCTTGCTATTGTCATAATATTTGTTAGTAGATCAGTAGTACTTATTCTTTGGTGCTTGTGTATGCAATCATGGCTAATCGAGCATAAGCATGCTTAATTTGTATACTTTACTCCTAACTTGTTTCTTTTGTCTCTTGTACAAACAGCTCTCTCTAGGATGGAGAAGGTTGGGGAGAACTCATTGCAGAAGGTGCACCACAGATGTCGGCGGAGGAAACAAGATTGTAGAATGGCGATCCCTTGAGGTCGCTGAGATTGACGtttaatatttataattttgtcATAGTATTATCGATAGCTGAGTCTTTAAGATTTTGCCAGTGACACGATGGTGTAATGCATGTGACACAGCATTCTGGTTTAAATAGAGATGCTTCTGTAAATATGaacaaatgatgttattgttattCATATCTTATTGTCATGCTCCCATGATGTTCACCAAGGTATAAAAGGAAGTTTGCTTTGAGATGACTTGCAAAGACTTGGAATGTTGGTGGGGATTAAACGAGTGATTGTGTTTTCTATTGTATCTTAGATTATTGAAACAAAGGTTGTTTATTTGCTTTCTCATCCTTGCTCGTGTTAATGTTTTCCTCTCTATTAAGAGAAAGAAGTTTTCCTGAATCAATGATAGAGCACAATGTACGAATTTCCTTCCCATTCTACCTCGTGCACTTTCCTGCAGACGATACCTCTGTATTTTTATGAATAAAAGTTTCTTATTTTTCACCCAGTAGAGGATTGTTTCTTTGAGTGAATGAGTGCTGATGAACAAAGAATTCATCACAGCAGACCTCATACTTTCCCCAAGAGGGAAACATAAATGTCAGACACAATCGAGACAAATATGGAAACTACACATGAATTGCCATCTATATTGCAAGCTATACAATGAAATACACAGAAAGTTTTCTTAAGGCAACAAGCACAAGTAACTAAACATCCACATTTGATATCTAAAAAGATATGATTTCATTCAATGTTGAAATCTACTACTAAGTGTGGAGCACTACAGCCAAAGCCAAAAGATCCTGAGCGACACATAATCATTGACGAAAAGAAATGCTTTCAAACATATTAAGGAAGAATTTTCACAAAGGTCAAGAGCCGATAGCTGATGTCACTAGTTTTAACTTCTTTATCTACTTGAAAGCTGATAATCACATGATCCACCTATATAAGTTCCCATTTAGGAAAGCTATCAAAAATATCAATTTCCTAATGCGCAGTCGCAAACTAAAAATTCCAAATCTAATATTCTAAAGCCCCTTTTTGGAGATGCAATTTAAGGAAAAAGGATAATTTCGCTTAAGTATgtaagtaaagaaaaaaaataaccgCTTGAAGTGAATTGAAATTATCgacaaataaaaattaaaaaaaaaaggataaaaaagaaagaaaaaacatgaaaaaataccAAGGATGCATGAGACATCATGTCTTGGGACAGTAAGATTAGTACCTTGTACGATGGCAAAGAACAAAACAAGTGAATACCAAAAGGAAACTACGGTAGTTAGATGTTAAAAATATTGTCTTTTATGATTTAGTTAGATTTGAATTTTACTTGAGAGAGAATAAAGGAAACTTCCCTTTGCTATGTTGTCGTGCAATAATGTTTTGCAAATGCTTATACACCTTCCGCAATTTGCCTAATATTATTGAGTGTCCTGGTTTGCAAAGATTATTTTAATCTTTCATCGATATGAGAAAActaaaacactttttaaaaattcaacaGTTATTTGGAATATGAAAGGTTTTGGAAACAAGTCTTTTTATCCTGCTTCTAAGGAAGCTGATAGCATGCAAGTGAATTATTGACATGAAACATGCCAAAAATGAGAACTTGTTTTGGGAAGGAACCTAAATAGCAAGGAATATGACTTCATCTAATCATACTAATTTATTATGATTAAGTTATAAACTAAGATATAAACATATTAATTAACTATAATTTAATGATAAAAGACACCTgtcatatatttattattttttggtcAGAAAACAAGGAATATATGCAACGCGAGGATCTTACaggggaaaaaggggaaaagagcAGAGATGCAACATGAGGACTTTCTTGcgatcatttatttattatgttgaCAATAAACATTGAATGCGAATTTTTCATAGATGTTACCGACATAATAAAACTATCATGAAAGTCTAAAGAAGATACTCCATTTGTCCCCTTTTAACTGCCGTTTTAGCTCAAGAAAATTGTcctaaaataattattaatataattttaacttttcaaaatcAAAGTTGACAGTTATTTTCAACTATATCCTTAACATTAAAGAAGTATGCACAATACAATATTTAAGAAGAATAATTTGTTTACCTTTATTTAATAGGAGTAATAGTAAATTGTACCTTATATTTATTGTTTTCCTCAATGAACTTGAAGAAAACTAAAACACCAATTAaaatgagacggagggagtaataatcaAGATTAGATTTGATTAAACTTATGTTTATACATCTTGTCTATCTCGTGTTTCACATTTACCTATTTATATGGGTCTCCTAAATTAttgttttacatatataaatagcaACCTACTATTAGATCCCATGCACGTCTTCTTCTTTGTGTAATTTTGCTTACACACCCTTTTCATATTCAGTTCAAGACCCCATATTTATCCTCTATGGAGCAAAATGGATACTGATCATTTATATGGTAAGTTTCCCAACGATCCATTTGCAAATCTTGAATCTATTTtagatttatcatttatttttctttgtcgATGTGCTGTTTTTCTCTTAGcctttttgttttccttgtATTCCAACAAATTTGGAATCACTGGTAGAGTGTTTATGTgtatttttttcccccttttttaagCAATTAAAAGTAGAATGCTGAGTTCAAAATTTGCTTCCCTTTTTAGCTATGTATTGGAGGTCAACTTTCAAATGTGTATTGTGGCTGATGTAGAGATGTCTTAGTTTTCTTCACTTTATTTTCCCCAGAATTTATCTTCTACTGATGGCTGTTAATCATTGACGTAAGCCATGTGCCCATTGCTGATAGCCTTGGGGTCGTTTGGCTGTTGGTTAGAGTTATGTAGGTATTAGTACGGCAGAGATTAGTTATGCAGTGTTTACCgttttagttattcatgtaatAGTTATTCTATCTTCTACCCtcataaataataatacatGAGGTGACTCATAACTATTAGTACATGTTTTAGTTATGTTGGATTGTAAGATGATAACCAAACACCGTACTTGGTGTGCAGAACAACAAAAAAGCTACCAAACATGGGATTAACTATGCtagttttaatacatgaataatttactTCCTAACCAGTAACCAAACGAGTGTTCCTAAATTCTTGACAATTGCATTTTTTGATATAAAGCGGTCTTGAGGAAAGTACTTTCTTTTTCCATGTAAGTGAATTCTTTAGATGTCTATTAATCATTGAAGTAAGCCATGGACCCATAGTCTAATAGCTCAAGTTTTCCTACTTCTTGAGAATTGCCTTTATTGATATAAAGGAACCTTGAAGAAAGTACTTTCTTTTTCTGCATTTGGTGACCATGCTCTTGTAGTCCATATAAATGAATTCCTATTCTGGATTAtcataactttcttttcattcttgtattctatgtaAACACTCGATTTTTATTCGTTGCGTGGAGGAAATTTATAGAAGTTTGGCATTGATGTCAATAGGAGAGACAATAATTGCAATGgttaatgaataaaattaaccatagttcttgtaGCACTTTAAGTTTTATATGCCTCAGATTTATAAAGATACTCTAAAATCTTGAACTATTAGTACACTTACTAGATAAGCTTGCTTGCCTCTTCCCAGAAAGCTACTGGTGTAATTTGTCATAAAACGCCTTCTAAATTTCAAATTCTATCTCGGCTTCTTTCCTTCACAATGTCTAATATCATCATACACTTGAATTGGTTAATGAAATGCCAAGGAAGGCAAATACATGCTTGACACTATTGGTGCCAACATACTTGCTCTTATACAATTAACTCGGAAATTAATCTGAGTGGTCTAATGACTTCCTTCTGCTTTATTTGGACACGCTTTATTTCATATAATTAACACTTAATAATGCAAATGTTTGAGCTACATCTCTGTCTTGTGTAATGACTTTTCGTACACAGGTTTTTGTGACCTGAAGTGCAAAAGAAACTCCTGGGAATCTTCTTGTATATACTGTCAGACccacctataacaacatttcactataaaaCTCATGTATTCTGTGGAACCGATCTTTCATGttattctatgttttatgttctctataacTGCGTTTCAGTATAGTAGCTAAGAAATATCGGAACAAAAGATGCCGTTATAGAGAACTTTGACTGTATATGGTGCTATATATTCTTCAGATTGCTACTACTATTATGATTTGACTTTAATAATCAATAACTGCTGCATAAATGGCAGGTCTCTTGTATccgttggaaagaataattattcTGGGGCTTGAACTGTGAGGGGAAAAATATTTATCAAGATGACCTCGGTGGGTAACTATACCACTGATGGAACAAATGGACATTCCAATATCTTTCAGCATAAAAAATGTGATGCCTATTTACTTATCCATCTGGAAACATTTCTTGGCGAAGGCTTTCGAACTTTCTTATACTTTTTGGGTCTTGCCTATTGTTTTATTGGATTGTCAGCTATAACTGCTCGGTTTTTCCGGTCCATGGAAAATGTAGTTATGCATAGTCGAACTGTGGAGACGACAGATCCTCTCACAAACACGAAAATTGTCAAAAATGAAAAGGTGTGGAATTACACAATTGCAGACATCACTCTACTGGCATTTGGGACTAGCTTTCCACAGATCTCATTAGCTACAATTGATGCAATACGAAATATTGGAGATAAATATGCTGGAGGTTTGTTCTGGATTTCTATTCGCCGTTTAGAATCTTTACTTAGTTTTTCTTATACTCAGCCTTCCTAATCATCATATAAACGTAACTCTGAGATAttacttttccatgtaacttaAATTCAATGACGTAACAGATAGATAATAGTTATCAATTCATTAAAAGGTTGCATGCTTGTGGTATTTATGTGAATAGACTTCCAAGTGTCTGTCAGATGTCACTACATGTAAGCTTTTTCTTCACAGATAACGGCTGTTTGCATAACAACATATGATGTATCTCTACAGATTGTTATGACGAAGTATTCTGTTCATCCTTAAATTAACTTATGTAAATGCTTACTTCCCCTAATGTGGTTATGTTGTGCTTTCGATACATACTTGAATGTTTTATATGTCaattaccttttctttcttttgagaaTTTGAATTTCCTTATTCCTTGTGTCTTATCTTGTGTGTCTCTCAATATTATTGTTGAATTTACAATAAGATATTTTTACAGAATAAATTAGacatttctatttattttttgcattGTGCTTATATTAGTGGTTAATCTATTCTTCACCCAAATATGTTGGTCTCTGAAATAATTGAGTACTAATAGATGCCATTTTCACCATcataatagaaaatataaaatatcaaTCGCCACTGCCTATGAATAACGAGTGACTAGAACCTTAAGACATGCCGAGATATTGACTACAAAGTCAATAGTTAACaggttatatatgttgtattatgGCCAAACTAATATAATTTCGTGATTGATCATATCCTTTTTCGAGAAGGTAGAATATAGAGAATCTGGTTCATACTTCGAATAGTCCAAAACTGTTAAATTACTAGATATCATGTTCTTGTTGTTGAAGCAGTTACATACAATCAAAACTCTCTATAATGGTGTCGTTTGTCTGgatagagaacatataatataacataacatgaaaaatatgtTCCAAAGAAAACTTggccgttatagtgaaatgttgttacaAAGAATGACTATTacagagaggtctgactgtataaTGTATCATTTCTTCTAGGTACCAGAAAATCGGCTGAATCCTGAGTATTTATTATCTTGCTAATACACCCTTGCAACAATTTGACTTGGCCAGGTTTAGGTCCGGGAACCCTTGTTGGTTCTGCTGCTTTTGATCTTTTTCCAATACACGCTGTTTGCGTGATGGTTCCTAAAGCTGGAGAATTGAAGAAGATATCAGATATTGGAGTCTGGCTTGTTGAGCTCTTTTGGTCTTTTTGGGCCTACATCTGGCTTTACATAATTTTAGAGGTTATCTGCTCAAATCTTTTCCATGAACACATCCTTCATTAAATTCATAGTTGATTGACTCTTTCCCATTACCCTTAATGATATGTTTTATAGCCACACATTTTTCTATGGCTTGTTTtataccacaagtttcaaaagtctttcttttttctttaactcCATGGCTAGTCAAAtaccatcacataaattgggatagagggagtaatacATGTCTTAGGCCTCTTTCACTTAAGACGAGCACTCAGTTATTAACATCTTGTTTATGCACATACTTGACTTTGTAGGTGTGGAGTCGAGAGGTTTTGTAACTTTATGGGAGTCTATTTCCAGTGTTTTAATTTTGAGCTATACCTTACTGATAAAATGTGCATTGGTGCGATAATGAAAATGTAAATGTCTTAGTCCTCTTTCACTTCTTCACAGCAAAACAAAGATTCAGCTAATGACATCTCATGAATATTATTGACTTTGTAGGTGTGGACTCCAAAGGTTATAACTCTGTGGGAGTCTATCTTAACAGTGTTGCAATTTGGGCTATTGCTGATACATGCCTATGCACAGGACAAGCGTTGGCCCtatttttcccttcctttgtaTGTCTTATGTTTATTATCATAAATTCGTAGTGTCTCCATTTCTCTAGTTGATGTTTATATCAGCTCGTTTTTATCTTCTGTGGAGTTCCCCGCATCGATTATTAAGGGATGGGAAGATCTCTTTATATGATATTCGACAATCCTCAACtctt contains:
- the LOC132050686 gene encoding uncharacterized protein LOC132050686, which encodes MSFYTSICGTCSDFPVAVGTDSSGELFVNGDMNWTLDNVSEVTRNLLRKEKEGGERESSNLNVLQGQIGSFEGLGNESGYGSEPGYRGDAEFGYGDEFDEEEDDQRLSFWGDEFGALSRMEKVGENSLQKVHHRCRRRKQDCRMAIP